cctatagatcaaaggtcaccaaacttCTTGAGATTCCTCTTCATTGGGTCCCATGTACCAATGTTGGTTTTGATACATGAAAGGGTTGCCCAGATAtgaactcacttcctgtttggggTCTTCTCCGGCCATTTTGAATGGAAGTCATAGGCGAACACTTTTGTCAATAGCTACAGAAAGTAATGCAATAGTAAGACAAGGTCTGAAGATCATGTGGGTCAAATTTGGTGACAATTGGACAACATTTTGTGAACAtgaaagttttgtttcattttcgctaaaatccacacacaccattcccccccacacacacacacactcacacactcataagtgaacatactcacacacagacacataaaacacacacaaacgcaggcaagcacacacacacacacacacacacctttaccaccaccacacacaagcGAAAACACATtcagagaaacacatacacaaaagcaagcacacacatacacactaatttacatacagtacataaaagttacagcaggggatggagtagcAGGAGATGGAAATAAATTGACCAGCGTGATTTATTTTatgcggcggtcatattttatACCACTCTGCAATCTAGTTAGCAATGTCCTGTCCTAAATTTACAAACAATCTACATTAAAAATATTCATTGTACCTTCATCCACATAATAACGCAAACTAGTGGGATAGCAACATCAATTTATTAGTTTACTAACCAGGAAGTGTTTCAGCACTCTTTTTCCACTGATATAAAGTTTGTTTCAATTCAAGGCAAATTTGTTTCTTATTAGTTAATTATCTGGTTCTACTGGACATAATGCACAATAGAGTTGCAGgagtagatgggggggggggggggttgttttctTTGCATAGTAGGTGTCAACATCTAGTTTTAAAGGTGCTATTATTatgaatgttgttgttgttgttgttgttgttgttgttgttgttgtagtggtCAATTATTCACTCAGTGTATTTGAAATTCACCATCTCCTCTGGTTTGGATAATGATCAGACAACAGCAAAGGCTCCATAGCCACAGCACTATTTTTagacatgcacaccacaccCATAATTTCAAAGCACCCATGTTTTACCATGGGGTGCTTCACTGTGATAAAGAGTATAAAACAGCTGCACTTAGAGCAGGGGgtagtctttttttccccacagtgGGTGTCTGAGATTAATTAATCCATGCAGTCTTTTTGCCTTTGTttgttacagtatgtacatagtTTTAGTGCTAAAAATATAGTTGTAGAAAAAGGTAGGTGAAGCTGTTTGTGTTATTAGCATTGTGTTATCAATTATAACACTGTTTAAACAACTGTCTTACTCACACATAATGCTAGTGAAATACATTCATGATTTAGTTTGAGCGTTGCGactttattgtacagtatgtctatcaATACTTggctttcattttattttaacttttttactacttacttttttacttttgtgtTACACAACTTAGTATATTGATGAGCAATCTAGTATaatatatctatgtatctatgtatatctctctctatctatctaattatgACTTTTCTGATTATGATCTGTGCAGGCATACATTATAGTCAAAAGAGAAACATAAAGAAAATATACAGGCTATGATCTTTCTATTGTTACCGcaatttttaaaatgtgcactTACAAATATCAGATTGCATCCTACTGTTAAATGAAAGTATGTTGAATGTCTTTGCTTCACAATGCCACAAATGGATAAAAGGGCATTCTTTACATTGTAGGTGGTTACCTTGAAGAGTACAACACAAATCGCCCATGATGTCTTCTAATATGTCTGTCTATCCAGTCTTCTCTGCTGTTTTGACTTTGGAAACACTTAAACTTGCATCACCACAAAATTATCCTGCATTCATCTTTGGGACACTAACCTATTTAAGCATCGTCCTTTGTAATACAGTGATGCTTTATATTATTGTCAGCAGTAAAGATTTGCATAAACCCATGTATATCTTATTATTCAACATGCCACTTAATGACCTGGTGGGTGCAACTGCATTTTTCCCACAATTGGTCTTTAGTCTTTTGTCTCAGAATATTTTTATATCCCATATTGCATGCATCTTGCAAGCATTTCTTGTGCACTTGTATGGAGCTGGAGCCCTTCTCATTCTAACTGCCATGGCATATGACAGGTATGTTGCCATATGTAAGCCTCTGAGGTACAACTCCATTTTCACAAACGGTTACCTCATTAAACTCATCGTTCTCATGTGGACTGTGGACTTCACCCTGATCATCATTCTGTTTGCATTACTCACTCGGCCTAAAATTTGCAGGACAGACATAATGGATCTATACTGTAACAACCCTGCTTTGGTTAGGCTTACGTGTGGTGACATAAGGATGAATAACTATTATGGTCTGTTTATAACTGCATTTTTCCAAGGCCTATCATTGTCTGTGGTGATTTACACTTACTTGCGGATTTTGATTGCTTGTGTCTCATCGACAAATAGAACAAACACAAGAAGTAAAGCACTCCAAACCTGTGCCACACATTTGGCGGTTTTCTTGATTTTTGAGGCCACGATTTTGTTCAATGTACTTTCTTATCGCATACAAGGTATATCAGTAGGTCTGCACAAATTTTTTGGGGTAATGATGCTTACATTTCCTCCTTTTGTAAACCCTTTGATATATGGCTTGAAGACTAAAGAAATTAAACAGAAAATTACCATTGTCTTCAGTAAATAGATGTCATGAACTGTTATTTAAGGATCGCTGAGTGTTTAGTACGGAGATTGCAATACTTTTGATGTTATTCTATCTGTTTAGAGCAAAATGTTTACAAATCCTTTTCAGTGGTCCAGTATTAA
The Sardina pilchardus chromosome 13, fSarPil1.1, whole genome shotgun sequence genome window above contains:
- the LOC134100093 gene encoding olfactory receptor 52K2-like yields the protein MSSNMSVYPVFSAVLTLETLKLASPQNYPAFIFGTLTYLSIVLCNTVMLYIIVSSKDLHKPMYILLFNMPLNDLVGATAFFPQLVFSLLSQNIFISHIACILQAFLVHLYGAGALLILTAMAYDRYVAICKPLRYNSIFTNGYLIKLIVLMWTVDFTLIIILFALLTRPKICRTDIMDLYCNNPALVRLTCGDIRMNNYYGLFITAFFQGLSLSVVIYTYLRILIACVSSTNRTNTRSKALQTCATHLAVFLIFEATILFNVLSYRIQGISVGLHKFFGVMMLTFPPFVNPLIYGLKTKEIKQKITIVFSK